CGCACCGCAAATGCCGGATTGACATATCTCTTCCCCGAGAGTATCTTCCGGACCGCGGTGACCAGTTCTTCCGGGGCGCTTTGCTTGGTGAGATACCCCTGGGCCCCTGTCCTGATGGCCCGCACCGCGTAGAGTTCCTCGGGATACATGCTGATAACGAGAACGGGCAATTTGGGTCGTTTCCTTCTCAGGTCGCTGAGGATGTCGAGGCCGTTCGCATCGGGAAGGCATATGTCGAGGAGAACGAGATCGTAATCGTTCCTCTTGACCTTCTCGATCAACTCCCGGCCCGTGCCGGCCCCTTCCACGACGACCCCGCCGAAATTCTCACGCAGGATCTCCCTCAAGCCCCTGAATACGACGGGGTGGTCATCCGCTATGATAACGTTACGCATCATATCTCCTCAAACTGAGAATGCATCGCGCGTGATGAACTATGCGTGCTGATCGGCACTGGATGGCGGCGGAACGAGGTGTTGTATCCTGGTCACTTCCGGGAATTGGATGGTGCCGCCCGTTCGCCGGCGGGCGGCGGTGCGGCGGCAGGCGGCTGCGTCGGTCTGATGGTCTCGCCGACAGGCAGCGGCGGGGGTTTTACAGCACCGGGGGGCTGCGGCACCGTGCGAGCCGGCCTCACCGGGGCCGGGGGCGGCGTCTGTACCGGTTTCGTCCGCCCGGGCTGCTGAGG
This DNA window, taken from Syntrophorhabdus sp., encodes the following:
- a CDS encoding response regulator transcription factor, whose product is MMRNVIIADDHPVVFRGLREILRENFGGVVVEGAGTGRELIEKVKRNDYDLVLLDICLPDANGLDILSDLRRKRPKLPVLVISMYPEELYAVRAIRTGAQGYLTKQSAPEELVTAVRKILSGKRYVNPAFAVRMVVDFESDIAKPAHERLSNREFQVMRMFGSGKSIRDIADELNLSINSIRTYRARIMDKIGVKGTQGLIHYALTHGLIEYRSE